The following proteins are co-located in the Vigna unguiculata cultivar IT97K-499-35 chromosome 9, ASM411807v1, whole genome shotgun sequence genome:
- the LOC114164705 gene encoding chorismate mutase 2-like, translating to MLRFLVSVLVLASCKEVQKMAKAQYTVDSARACLVRQEDTIIFALIERAKFPLNSPTYNHTFTSISQIQGSLLHFFIRNTEAIQSKAGRYTNPEEIPFFPENLPPSVAPYYPSSEFLHSAGALININKDIWKLYFHVLLPMFVASGDDGNYAQTAAADLTLLQAISRRIHYGRFVAEAKFRETPQIFESLIRAKDRKALMKVLTLESIEKMVVKRVEKKAMVFGHEVSLEHVKEGTYKVDPSVVSLLYQKWLIPLTKNVELEYLLRRLD from the exons ATGCTTCGGTTCCTTGTGTCGGTTCTCGTGTTGGCAAGTTGCAAGGAGGTTCAAAAAATGGCGAAAGCACAGTACACAGTAGATTCAGCAAGAGCGTGTTTGGTTAGACAAGAAGACACTATCATATTTGCTTTGATCGAAAGGGCAAAGTTTCCCTTGAATTCCCCAACCTATAATCACACTTTCACTTCCATTTCCCAGATTCAAGGTTCACTGCTTCACTTCTTCATTCGCAACACAGAAGCAATTCAATCTAAG GCAGGTAGATACACTAATCCTGAAGAAATTCCGTTCTTCCCAGAAAATTTACCTCCCTCGGTTGCACCATATTACCCCTCCTCAGAG tttttgcatTCTGCAGGTGCTTTGATTAACATAAACAAGGACATTTGGAAACTGTACTTTCATGTGCTGCTTCCGATGTTTGTTGCTTCCGGTGATGATGGAAACTACGCACAAACTGCTGCTGCCGATCTTACGTTGTTGCAG GCCATCTCTAGAAGGATTCATTATGGAAGATTCGTTGCTGAGGCCAAATTTAGAGAAACTCCTCAAATCTTCGAGTCTTTAATTCGTGCCAAG GACAGGAAAGCATTGATGAAAGTGTTGACATTGGAGAGCATCGAAAAGATGGTGGTGAAGAGGGTTGAAAAGAAGGCCATGGTGTTTGGACATGAAGTGAGTCTTGAACATGTGAAGGAAGGTACGTACAAGGTTGATCCATCTGTGGTTTCTCTGTTGTACCAGAAATGGTTGATACCACTCACAAAAAATGTTGAACTCGAATACTTACTAAGACGTCTCGATTGA
- the LOC114162910 gene encoding DNA-directed RNA polymerases IV and V subunit 2-like produces the protein MGHVGSSKGGTKAGMTAAMMDIDDDVSDDDLGDLDPTNAEILEEFGGEDAFRYHCKKFSMLFFEEYGLISHQINSYNHYVTVGLQRTFDGFGDLVVTPGFDPSKKGDNEHYRYASVKFGKVKLDKPMCWGGELNNQELKMLPRHARLQRMTYASKMKISVKVQVYVPKKIRSDKFKTGKEEFLDKEILKEDEKEIIIGKLPVMVKSDLCWMKGEKDDCEFDHGGYFLIKGAEKTFIAQEQLYLKRLWVINSPGWMIAYKSQMKRNRMVIKLVGNSRTEEGENGDMFLNVYFLSVEVPVWVLFFALGVQSDKEVVDLIGCDNDDVRIQNILFASVRDADEKCGSAFGRGRNAVQYLEKCIKSVQFPPPESIEECLEIYLFPGISGLKRKARFLAYMVKGLLLAYTGRRKCDNRDDFRNKRLELANELLDRELKVHIAHVRKRMSKALQRDLYGDRDVRPIEHYVDASIISNGLQRAFSTGAWSHPYKRMERISGVVATVGRTNPLQTMAELRRTRQQVQYTGKVGDARYPHPSHWGKVCFLSTPDGENCGLVKNMAVTGLVSTDVSNASESILPTLLDCGMEELVNDTETHLGNKEKIFLNGDWVGVCPDSSWFVAELRSKRRKNELPHQVEIKRDQSQHEVRIYSDAGRILRPLLVVSNLLKIKRFKSERYSFLTLLEEGVVELIGPEEEEDCCTAWGVQYLFGKEGKRSVKYTHCELDMSFLLGLSCSLVPFANHDHARRVLYQSQKHSSQAIGFSTLNPNIRVDTLSHRLHYPQRPLFQTMTSDCLGKPTPLGQSKIHPKPEFYNGQNAIVAVNVHLGYNQEDSLVMNRASLQRGMFRSEHIRSYKSEIDNKDSSDKRRKPEDIINFGKLQSKIGRVDSLDDDGFPYVGANLQSGDIIIGRCAESGADNSVKLKHTERGYVQKVLLSSNDEGKNFAAVSLRQVRSPVLGDKFSSMHGQKGVLGFLECQENFPFTRQGIVPDIVINPHAFPSRQTPGQLLEAALGKGIACGGTLRHATPFSTPSVDAITDELHRAGFSRWGNERVYNGRTGEMVRSLIFMGPTFYQRLHHMSEDKVKFRNTGPVHPLTRQPVADRKRFGGIKFGEMERDCLIAHGASANLYERLFTLSDSSQIHICTQCKNVSNVILRPVSGGRKVRGPYCRHCESADDIVVAHVPYGAKLLCQELFSMGINLKFDTQLC, from the exons ATGGGTCACGTCGGTTCCAGCAAGGGTGGCACCAAGGCAGGGATGACCGCCGCGATGATGGATATCGACGATGACGTAAGCGACGACGACCTCGGTGACCTCGACCCGACCAACGCCGAAATCCTCGAAGAATTCGGCGGAGAAGACGCATTCAGGTACCACTGCAAGAAGTTCTCGATGCTGTTCTTCGAGGAGTACGGTCTGATCAGCCACCAAATAAACTCCTACAACCACTACGTCACCGTCGGCCTTCAGAGAACCTTCGACGGCTTCGGCGACTTGGTCGTAACGCCCGGCTTCGACCCTTCCAAAAAGGGAGATAACGAGCACTACCGTTACGCCTCCGTCAAGTTCGGCAAGGTCAAGCTCGACAAGCCCATGTGCTGGGGCGGTGAGTTAAACAACCAAGAGTTAAAGATGCTTCCGCGTCACGCGCGGCTTCAGAGGATGACCTACGCGTCGAAAATGAAAATCTCAGTTAAAGTTCAG GTGTATGTTCCGAAGAAGATTCGGAGTGATAAGTTCAAGACTGGGAAGGAAGAGTTCCTTGATAAGGAGATTCTGAAGGAAGACGAGAAGGAGATCATCATTGGGAAATTGCCTGTCATGGTCAAGTCGGATTTATGTTGGATGAAAGGTGAAAAGGATGATTGTGAGTTTGACCATGGAGGTTACTTTCTCATCAAGGGTGCCGAGAAG ACTTTTATTGCACAGGAGCAACTGTATTTAAAGAGGCTTTGGGTTATAAACAGTCCAGGTTGGATGATTGCCTACAAGTCACAGATGAAGAGAAATAGGATGGTTATTAAACTGGTAGGCAATTCTAGGACTGAAGAAGGGGAGAATGGAGACATGTTtcttaatgtttattttttatctgttgAGGTTCCTGTGTGGGTACTATTTTTCGCACTTGGTGTCCAATCTGATAAAGAAGTTGTAGATCTCATTGGTTGTGACAATGATGATGTTAGAATTCAGAATATTCTCTTTGCGTCTGTTCGTGATGCTGATGAGAAATGTGGCAGTGCATTTGGTAGGGGTAGGAATGCAGTTCAATATTTAGAGAAGTGTATAAAGAGTGTCCAATTTCCGCCTCCTGAGTCTATTGAGGAGTGCCTTGAAATTTATCTCTTTCCTGGGATCAGCGGCTTAAAGAGAAAGGCACGCTTCCTTGCATATATGGTGAAGGGTCTCTTGCTGGCTTATACCGGCCGCAGAAAATGCGACAACAGGGATGATTTCCGTAATAAGAGGCTTGAATTGGCCAATGAGCTTCTTGACCGTGAGCTGAAAGTGCACATAGCACATGTTCGGAAGAGAATGTCCAAGGCACTGCAAAGGGATCTCTATGGAGATAGAGATGTACGCCCCATTGAGCATTATGTTGATGCGTCAATAATTTCAAATGGTTTGCAAAGGGCATTTTCAACAGGAGCATGGTCACATCCGTACAAGAGGATGGAAAGGATCTCTGGTGTGGTTGCAACTGTAGGGCGCACTAATCCCTTACAAACCATGGCTGAGCTAAGAAGAACGAGGCAGCAAGTTCAGTACACGGGAAAAGTTGGGGATGCTAGATATCC GCATCCTTCTCACTGGGGCAAGGTTTGTTTTCTCTCTACCCCAGATGGTGAAAATTGTGGACTAGTAAAAAATATGGCTGTCACGGGACTAGTAAGCACTGATGTATCTAATGCATCTGAATCTATACTGCCTACATTGTTGGATTGTGGGATGGAAGAACTTGTCAATGATACTGAAACTCATCTGGGAAACAAGGAAAAAATTTTCCTAAATGGTGATTGGGTTGGAGTGTGCCCTGATTCCAGTTGGTTTGTGGCTGAGCTACGAAGTAAAAGACGAAAAAATGAACTGCCTCATCAG GTGGAAATCAAGAGAGATCAATCTCAACATGAAGTGCGTATTTACTCTGATGCAGGAAGGATTCTACGTCCTCTTTTAGTAGTTAGTAAtctactaaaaattaaaagatttaaatCAGAACGTTATTCTTTCCTTACTCTACTGGAAGAAGGTGTTGTTGAACTAATTGGACCTGAAGAAGAGGAAGACTGCTGTACTGCTTGGGGCGTTCAGTATTTATTTGGAAAAGAGGGGAAAAGATCTGTCAAGTACACACATTGTGAACTTGATATGTCTTTCTTATTGGGTTTAAGTTGTTCACTTGTCCCATTTGCCAATCATGACCACGCAAGGAGGGTGCTCTACCAATCTCAGAAGCACTCCTCACAGGCTATTGGCTTTTCTACTTTAAACCCAAATATTAGAGTTGATACTTTGTCTCATCGGTTACACTATCCCCAAAGGCCCCTTTTTCAAACAATGACTTCAGATTGTCTGGGAAAACCAACTCCACTGGGTCAaagtaaaattcatccaaagccAGAATTCTATAATGGGCAGAATGCAATTGTGGCTGTCAATGTACATCTGGGATACAATCAAGAGGATTCCTTGGTGATGAACCGGGCTTCATTGCAGCGTGGTATGTTCAGGTCTGAGCACATAAGGAGTTACAAATCTGAAATTGATAATAAGGATTCTTCAGATAAGAGGCGCAAACCTGAAGACATTATAAATTTTGGAAAGCTTCAAAGTAAAATTGGTCGAGTTGATAGTCTTGATGATGATGGCTTTCCATATGTTGGGGCAAATTTGCAAAGTGGTGATATTATTATTGGGCGGTGTGCTGAGTCTGGTGCAGACAATAGTGTGAAGTTAAAGCATACTGAAAGGGGTTATGTACAAAAGGTTTTGCTGTCTTCAAATGACGAGGGGAAAAATTTTGCAGCGGTTTCATTGAGACAG GTTCGAAGTCCAGTTCTTGGTGACAAGTTCTCCAGTATGCATGGACAAAAGGGTGTTTTGGGATTTCTGGAGTGTCAGGAAAATTTTCCTTTCACTAGACAAGGCATTGTTCCTGATATTGTCATTAATCCGCATGCCTTTCCCTCACGACAAACTCCTGGCCAACTCCTAGAGGCTGCTTTAGGAAAGGGGATTGCTTGTGGTGGTACACTGAGACATGCTACGCCTTTCTCCACTCCTTCTGTTGATGCCATTACTGATGAGCTTCACAG AGCTGGGTTTTCGAGATGGGGAAACGAGAGGGTATACAATGGAAGGACTGGTGAGATGGTCCGATCACTCATTTTTATGGGACCAACATTTTACCAACGTCTGCATCATATGTCTGAAGACAAGGTTAAATTCCGCAACACCGGTCCTGTTCACCCGTTGACCCGACAGCCTGTAGCTGACAGAAAACGATTTGGAGGTATCAAGTTTGGTGAAATGGAGCGTGATTGCTTGATAGCTCATGGTGCTTCAGCCAACCTGTATGAACGCCTCTTTACACTTAGTGACTCGTCTCAGATTCACATCTGCACCCAATGCaaaaatgtttcaaatgtgATCTTGCGCCCAGTCTCTGGTGGCCGGAAAGTACGAGGTCCTTATTGCCGCCACTGTGAATCCGCAGATGACATTGTGGTTGCCCATGTTCCATACGGGGCAAAACTGTTATGCCAGGAGCTCTTTAGCATGGGCATAAATCTTAAATTTGATACCCAACTTTGCTAG
- the LOC114162311 gene encoding phospholipase D Z-like: MVSQSLSKTMRHTPRIRVRCVFVCYILILLNSVYASASSSSRCKAWLVQSIPTNMPHLPNVPGTLSTGDVLRWLAANSTTRLHIIAQYWQLLPSPNDPRSGDYGYTQRQMHEFGASEGVSLYQELDAAADRNVSIRLLSHSGVYPTFTSEPSKLAFGRPNVENVTLLLEDWWGSGIVHAKVWISDSRDVYIGSANNDWKSLTQVKELGIYFTNCPEIAKKVEVYFDNLWTLASLNSSAYTKTVFDQEWQVERKFPCWSHFIDHKERCKSPLPRYLKTPHVAGYPILSDPYMFVVSFQTPGNNYSTNLPQASYLSFAPPELLFGKYQADEQAWIDTIKSVGDKQTVRISTMDWLGQSQFMDQTIFWSSLSSAISEVVFSKNATVQLLVAYWGHSISNTDVYLKSLLYTNNLCSSSKYNKCFGKVEIKYYVVPGFNMTGPAIHGGSKTGNKYPDFTRVNHGKYAVSDVRAHIGTSNLVWDYFYTTAGVSFGTYNTAIVSQLREIFNADWNSPYAVPLEELEKGHKSSI; this comes from the exons ATGGTATCTCAGTCACTATCGAAAACCATGAGACACACTCCCAGGATTCGTGTCCGTTGTGTCTTTGTGTGttatatattgattttgttgAACAGTGTTTATGCATcagcatcatcttcttctcgctGCAAAGCATGGTTAGTGCAATCCATTCCCACGAATATGCCCCACCTACCCAATGTTCCTGGCACCCTCTCTACTG GGGATGTGCTTCGGTGGCTGGCTGCAAACTCCACCACGAGGCTTCACATAATTGCTCAATACTGGCAGCTTCTACCTTCCCCCAACGATCCTCGATCTGGGGACTATGGTTACACTCAACGTCAGATGCATGAATTCGGTGCCAGTGAAGGTGTTTCTCTTTATCAAGAATTAGACGCTGCTGCTGACCGGAATGTTAGCATCAG GCTACTGTCCCACTCTGGAGTATATCCAACTTTTACCTCAGAACCATCCAAACTTGCTTTCGGAAGGCCAAATGTTGAGAATGTGACATTGCTGCTGGAGGATTGGTGGGGCTCTGGCATTGTCCATGCCAAAGTTTGGATATCTGATAGTAGGGATGTGTATATTGGATCTGCAAACAATGACTGGAAATCTCTCACACAG GTCAAGGAACTCGGAATTTACTTTACTAATTGTCCTGAAATAGCTAAAAAGGTTGAGGTGTACTTTGACAATTTGTGGACACTAGCATCCCTCAACTCTTCAGCTTACACGAAAACAGTGTTTGATCAAGAGTGGCAAGTTGAGAGGAAGTTTCCTTGCTGGTCACATTTCATTGATCATAAAGAGAGGTGCAA GTCACCTCTTCCTCGATATCTGAAGACTCCTCATGTTGCAGGATATCCTATTCTGTCTGACCCTTACATGTTTGTGGTTTCATTTCAAACCCCTGGGAATAACTATTCAACAAACCTCCCCCAAGCCAGCTATCTATCCTTTGCACCCCCAGAG CTATTATTTGGAAAATATCAAGCTGATGAGCAGGCATGGATTGATACAATCAAGTCTGTTGGAGATAAGCAGACAGTTAGAATCAGTACAATGGACTGGTTGGGTCAGTCACAATTTATGGACCAAACAATTTTCTGGTCATCCTTATCCTCTGCAATATCAGAG GTGGTGTTTTCGAAGAATGCAACAGTACAACTATTGGTGGCATATTGGGGACACTCCATCAGTAACACGGATGTGTACCTGAAGTCTCTCCTCTACACCAACAATCTCTGCTCTTCCTCAAAGTACAACAAATGCTTTGGGAAAGTTGAGATAAAATATTATGTGGTTCCTGGTTTCAACATGACAGGACCTGCTATTCATGGAGGAAGTAAAACAGGAAACAAATACCCTGATTTTACAAGAGTGAATCATGGAAAATATGCAGTTAGTGATGTAAGGGCACACATTGGGACTAGCAACCTTGTATGGGACTACTTCTACACAACAGCAGGTGTCAGCTTTGGGACATACAACACTGCCATCGTCTCTCAACTTAGGGAAATTTTTAATGCTGATTGGAACTCACCCTATGCTGTTCCACTAGAAGAActggagaaaggtcacaaaagTTCAATTTAA
- the LOC114162155 gene encoding BTB/POZ domain-containing protein NPY1-like codes for MKFMKLGSKPDVLQADGNSIRYVSSELASDVTVNVGDVTFHLHKFPLLSKSNQLQKLVSKANEESSDDIYLDDFPGGPKAFEICAKFCYGMTVTLNAYNVVAARCAAEYLEMTEDVDRGNLVLKIEVFLNSSIFRCWKDSIIVLQTSKSLLPWSEDLKIIGRCIDSIASKTSVDPAYITWSYTYNRKLAEPDKIVEDKMTFLEKIESVPKDWWVEDICELDIDLYKRVMVAVKSKGRMDGLVIGEALKTYALRWIPDSVDTLVSGANASRTKSVVETIVCLLPYDNGIGCSCSFLLKLLRVAILVSADESSTKELMKSISLKLHEACVKDLLIPARSPQTTTYDVNLVQGLLNQYMEKGSCDMEVVEEKHGEDEYVLARRSLLNVGKLVDGYLGEIAHDPNLGLSSFADLSQSIPGFARPDHDGLYRAIDIYLKEHPELTKAERKKLCGLMEVRKLTADASMHAAQNEYLPLRVVVQVLFFDQVRSSISYQALGDNSTYDPSSSPMNRDEGCKKTMEPLNNQMSHLRIKDEELHKNGKLGKKNSKNSKSGLQLLPSRSRRIFDKLWSVRKVLGENRSSDTSGSSSSPTSLGHGDTKSYSISLRHQRHSIS; via the exons ATGAAGTTTATGAAGTTGGGTTCCAAGCCTGATGTTCTTCAAGCTGATGGAAACTCTATAAG GTATGTGTCATCTGAATTGGCTTCAGATGTTACTGTTAATGTTGGTGATGTTACGTTTCACCTTCACAAG TTCCCTCTACTGTCAAAAAGCAACCAACTACAAAAATTGGTATCAAAAGCTAATGAAGAGAGCTCTGATGATATTTACTTGGATGATTTTCCTGGAGGACCAAAGGCCTTTGAAATATGTGCAAAATTCTGTTATGGGATGACTGTTACTCTCAATGCTTACAATGTTGTAGCTGCTCGTTGTGCAGCTGAGTATCTTGAGATGACTGAGGATGTTGATAGAGGAAACTTGGTTTTAAAGATTGAGGTGTTTCTTAACTCAAGTATCTTCCGGTGCTGGAAGGATTCTATAATTGTTCTCCAAACTTCTAAATCTCTTCTGCCATGGTCTGAAGATCTGAAGATCATTGGGAGATGCATAGACTCCATAGCTTCTAAAACCAGTGTGGATCCGGCATACATCACTTGGTCTTACACTTACAACAGGAAATTAGCTGAACCTGATAAAATTGTTGAGGACAAGATGACATTTCTAGAGAAAATTGAGTCTGTTCCTAAGGATTGGTGGGTCGAAGACATATGTGAGCTGGACATTGATCTTTATAAACGAGTAATGGTTGCTGTGAAATCAAAGGGAAGAATGGATGGTCTTGTTATTGGAGAGGCACTAAAAACCTATGCCTTAAGATGGATTCCGGATTCTGTAGATACATTAGTTTCTGGTGCCAATGCCTCAAGGACTAAATCTGTGGTAGAAACAATTGTCTGTCTATTGCCATATGATAATGGCATTGGTTGTTCTTGTAGTTTCTTACTGAAGCTATTGAGAGTGGCCATACTAGTCTCTGCAGATGAGTCATCAACAAAAGAGTTGATGAAGAGCATCAGCCTCAAATTGCATGAAGCTTGTGTGAAAGATTTATTGATTCCAGCAAGGTCTCCCCAGACTACTACATATGATGTTAATTTGGTGCAAGGTCTTTTGAATCAATACATGGAAAAAGGAAGCTGTGACATGGAGGTTGTTGAGGAGAAACATGGAGAAGATGAATATGTTTTAGCACGAAGGTCTTTATTGAATGTTGGCAAGTTGGTGGATGGTTATCTTGGAGAAATTGCACATGATCCTAATCTTGGCCTCTCTAGTTTTGCTGATTTGTCACAATCCATACCAGGTTTCGCTAGACCAGATCATGATGGTCTATACAGAGCTATAGATATCTACTTGAAG GAGCATCCAGAATTGACTAAAGCCGAAAGGAAGAAACTATGTGGACTGATGGAAGTCAGAAAATTGACAGCAGATGCTTCCATGCATGCTGCACAGAATGAATACCTTCCCCTTCGAGTTGTAGTCCAAGTTCTCTTCTTTGATCAGGTAAGGTCTTCTATCAGCTATCAAGCACTCGGCGACAATAGCACGTATGACCCTTCAAGCTCTCCAATGAATCGAGATGAGGGGTGTAAGAAAACGATGGAACCCCTCAATAACCAGATGAGCCATTTGAGGATCAAGGATGAAGAGTTGCATAAAAATGGGAAATTAGGTAAGAAGAATAGCAAAAACAGCAAAAGTGGCCTTCAGTTGCTGCCTTCAAGATCAAGGAGAATTTTTGACAAGTTATGGAGTGTGAGAAAAGTGCTAGGAGAGAATAGGAGCTCAGACACTTCAGGGAGTTCTAGTAGCCCAACTTCTTTAGGCCATGGTGACACCAAATCATATAGCATCTCTTTGAGACACCAGAGGCATTCCATCTCTTAG
- the LOC114162474 gene encoding transmembrane 9 superfamily member 8, translated as MAVWRSLAFSAVLLLLIHGAHCFYLPGVAPQDFQKGDQLQVKVNKLTSTKTQLPYSYYSLPYCTPEKIQDSTENLGEVLRGDRIENSLYSFKMREPQMCNIVCNVKLDAKTAKEFKEKISDEYRVNMILDNLPLVVPLKRNDQDSTVYQLGFHVGLKGQYSGSKEEKYFIHNHLAFTVKYHKDVLTESARIVGFEVKPFSAKHEYEGKWEGKTTRLTTCDPHAKSTVVNSNSPQEVEEGKEIIFTYDVEFQESDVKWASRWDAYLLMNDDQIHWFSIVNSLMIVLFLSGMVAMIMLRTLYRDIAKYNELETQEEAQEETGWKLVHGDVFRPPTNSDLLCVYVGTGVQFFGMMLVTMMFAVLGFLSPSNRGGLMTAMLLLWVFMGIFAGYSSTRLYKMFKGSEWKKVALRTATMFPAIVSAIFFVLNALIWGQKSSGAVPFGTMFALIFLWFGISVPLVFVGSYVGFKKPAIESPVKTNKIPRQIPEQAWYMNPVFSVLIGGILPFGAVFIELFFILTSIWLNQFYYIFGFLFLVFIILIVTCAEITIVLCYFQLCSEDYLWWWRSYLTSGSSALYLFLYATFYFFTKLEITKLVSAIFYFGYMLIASYAFFVVTGTIGFYACFWFTRLIYSSVKID; from the exons ATGGCGGTTTGGAGATCTCTCGCTTTCTCTGCGGTTCTTCTGCTTCTCATCCATGGCGCTCACTGCTTCTACCTCCCCGGAGTCGCTCCACAGGACTTCCAGAAG GGAGATCAATTGCAagtgaaagtaaataaattaacGTCAACAAAGACCCAGCTTCCATATTCATATTATTCACTTCCTTATTGCACCCCAGAAAAAATACAGGACAGTACAGAAAATCTTGGAGAAGTGCTTCGTGGTGACCGCATTGAAAATTCCCTTTATTCG TTTAAAATGCGTGAGCCACAAATGTGCAATATTGTGTGTAATGTTAAACTTGATGCTAAAACTGCCAAGGAGTTCAAAGAGAAGATCAGTGACGAGTATAGGGTGAACAT GATTCTTGATAACCTTCCCCTAGTTGTTCCCTTGAAACGAAATGATCAGGATTCTACTGTTTATCAGCTTGGTTTCCATGTTGGACTCAAAGGGCAGTACAGTGGG AGCAAGGAGGAGAAGTATTTTATTCACAACCATTTGGCATTTACTGTCAAGTACCATAAAGACGTCCTAACTGAATCTGCTAGAATTGTGGGCTTTGAGGTCAAGCCATTCAG TGCTAAACATGAATACGAAGGTAAATGGGAAGGAAAAACAACTCGTTTAACAACCTGTGACCCTCATGCTAAAAGCACAGTGGTCAACTCCAACTCTCCCCAAGAGGTTGAAGAGGGCAAGGAAATTATCTTTACCTATGATGTTGAATTTCAG GAGAGTGATGTGAAGTGGGCATCAAGATGGGATGCCTATTTGCTAATGAATGATGATCAAATCCACTGGTTCTCAATTGTTAACTCATTAATGATTGTTCTCTTCCTTTCGGGCATGGTGGCAATGATAATGCTGCGTACACTGTACCGTGACATTGCGAAATATAACGAGCTTGAGACCCAAGAAGAAGCGCAGGAGGAGACTGGTTGGAAGCTTGTCCATGGTGATGTGTTTAGGCCCCCCACTAACTCAGATTTGCTGTGCGTTTATGTTGGAACTGGTGTTCAGTTTTTTGGTATGATGCTGGTAACCATGATGTTTGCTGTCCTTGGATTCCTTTCACCTTCAAACCGAGGTGGGCTGATGACAGCCATGCTCTTGCTTTGGGTTTTCATGGGAATATTTGCCGGTTACTCATCAACTCGTTTGTACAAAATGTTCAAAGGATCGGAGTGGAAAAAAGTTGCCCTCAGAACTGCAACCATGTTCCCTGCCATTGTCTCTgccattttctttgttttaaatgctctcatatggggccaaaaatCATCTGGAGCTGTGCCATTTGGTACAATGTTTGCTCTGATCTTTTTATGGTTTGGGATCTCGGTTCCACTTGTTTTTGTGGGTAGCTATGTCGGATTCAAGAAGCCTGCGATTGAGAGTCCTGTGAAAACGAACAAGATCCCCAGGCAGATCCCTGAGCAGGCTTGGTACATGAACCCAGTTTTCTCAGTTTTGATCGGTGGAATACTCCCGTTTGGAGCTGTTTTCATTGAGCTTTTCTTCATCCTCACATCAATCTGGTTGAATCAGTTTTACTACATCTTCGGATTCCTCTTTTTGGTCTTCATCATCCTCATTGTGACTTGTGCTGAAATTACCATTGTGCTCTGCTACTTCCAGTTGTGCAGTGAGGATTACTTGTGGTGGTGGCGATCATATCTTACCTCTGGTTCCTCTGCACTTTACCTCTTTCTTTACGCAACTTTCTACTTCTTCACCAAGCTTGAAATCACAAAGTTGGTATCTGCGATATTTTACTTTGGGTACATGCTTATAGCTTCTTATGCATTTTTTGTGGTGACCGGTACTATCGGATTTTATGCATGCTTTTGGTTCACTAGGCTCATCTACTCCTCCGTCAAAATTGATTAG